The genomic region tgaaacataaacaataacTTAAAGCAGTTCCCCTACAAATTTTCAATATATATGATGTTCAATTGATGTCATCAACTTTATCTCACATCAAAACTTAAACAATAACTTAAAGCAGTTCCCCTAcaaattttcaatatatatatgatGTTCAATTGATGTCATCAACTTTATCTCACATCAAAACTTTTTAATAGTACCATGTATGCATGTCGACTcaatcttttattttctcctcCCTTTCATCTTTCCCTGAATTTCATCATGTGGGTTTCCTTCCAATCACAGTTCATTTCTTGCACGGAACTGTTTTGCTGGCACATCATGTCAGCCTGGCGTCTTTTAAGGCTCCACATTTCACATTATGACTTCATAGATCTTCTCAATATTCCATTTCACATTATGACTTCATAGATGTTCCTGTATTCAACTCTTCTCCTTGTGTCTGTTTTCAACTTCACTCATTACATTTCAATACTTTAAGAAGACAACCTGCAGCCATTGGCTATCTATTCATAAGTTCTTGCAATACTATCAAAAGAcgtaaggaaaaagaaaaggaaaacatgGCAATAACtaaaatttgtttcaaattttccaaAACTAGAAAAAATGAACGTTTTCTTCCTTTGAGTACAGGAATAGATGATAAAAACAATCTTTACCTACACGTAATTACTTTCTCACATGATTTCATGCAATAAGTTGCACCTAATTCGATACTTTTGTTTTGCTATAtaatcccattttgtttttgatcTATTTGGTCCCGATTTGTTTATGCATTTCCTCACTGTGATCTTATCTTAAGCATAACTATTCTTTGTTGTGGAGAAAAGAGGAAGCTGCAATATGGAGCCACCATCAGAGAGATCCTTGGAAACAGTAGCTTTGCTTGCCCCCATTACTGCTCAGAGAAAACTGAACACCCATCTGGATGAACAAATGCCAAAACCATGTATGTTTCAATTCTACACTATTCAAACAATCTGTTTATTCATGCTTTTGGCTCAGTGAGATCATATATGTATTCATGTTGGTTGGGTTTTTTTCATTAGATCTTGCAAGGGCTTTAGCAGCAGTTGATCCAAAGCACATAAATGGATCTCCTGACCACCAAGACAATAATATGACTGTCCTTCAACAGCATGTTGCTTTCTTTGATAAGAACAAGGATGGGATTATCTATCCCATTGATACCTACAAAGGTCCTACATCCTTTCTCTTCAGTTTTGCATACTCAAATCAGTTTACTGATAAGTAATTGTATGAGTTTTTTTTAATCAATGCTTTTATTATAAGAATAATGTGAAAGGTTGATATAACATCTATAAAGTTATTTTAAAATGTTTGTAAGAAAAATATATAGTAAAATTTTTATGGTTGTTATTAAAGGGGTGTATTTTAATTGGTTTAATTTTGTTTGGTAGGATTATGATTGTTTTCATAATTATAGCATTAACTcatattgaaattttttaaagTTATGATATAGGTTATCATAAAAATAGATTATGATTTGAAAGGTTAGATATAACTTATCTATAAAGTTATTTTTAAAAGTTTGTTTAAAAAAGTATTTATTGTAAAAATTTAGGTTTGTTATTGAAGGATTGTATTTGATGGATTAACTTTATTTGGTAGGATGATGGTATGTTTCTTAATTACAACATTCATTaagtttgaaatttttcaaagtaATAATTGAAGTAAATTCTATTTTTGATGGCTTTaacaaatatttttcctttttgtaaCAACATAGCCAAAGGATGATTTTTAGTTTAAATATATGCTCAAATAGTATTATAATTTACtaaaaaaaacccaaatgtcaatATCTACACAATCTGATTATTTGTTTTTATATATGATTTTAAACTTGTATATTTTATAAATAATCAAAAGATAATGAATGAAACAACACAAAAAACTTACTTGATTTTAACGTGCTACCATTGTTTTTTTCACTATAAGTTTATTGTGGTGTTCAATAGTTTCCTTAATTTCTCCTCCTATTCTACATTTTATTGTCTATCTTTAAGATGTGATGATACAATTTTAAATTTTGCCTGTTAATGGTATCAATTAGATTGCATAGGTACTTTCATCCCTATTCATCTTTTAAGAATATTACAAAATTATGGATAAGAATACATCTAGACTAGAAATCATCCTTTGGATAAACAATTATAATCAATGAGATCTTGTTTGTTAAATTTTTCTAATGGTTGAACCTAGTCCAATCATGCCAATCTTGGTGGATGACATAATCAAGGAATATGCCATCATCCTCATCAATTGTGTTAAAAAAGTTGAGATACAATTATTTGATAATTACTATTATTTTAAAAGAAATGAAACTAATCAACTATTGATTTTTGTGTGTTATATACAGGTTTTCGTATGATAGGATTTAACATTTTTCTCTCAATCCTTTCTGCAATAATTATCCATGTTGGATTCAGCTTTGCTACTCAACCTGTAAGTATATTTCATTCTTTCAAATTAAATTTCttaaaacaataattaaataagtaatataTATAATGTTGAATGTTTAGAGCTAGAAATCTTACTTAATTGTATAATTAGCTTTGACAATAGTTGGTGAGCTTATTTCCTCAACGTTTTGGATCAGactacatgatccatcatcagaaagaAGAGAGAAATAGAAGAGAACGTCTCAATGTTTGGGATCAAAcgtcatgatccatcatcagaaagaagagaacaagagaagagaatGTAGAATAAATAAACTCACACGACTATTACCAGAAACTAATTGCACAATTATATTATGAACTGCGAAATATCTACAGTCTCCTTACCTTTTTCCACCTTTCATATATAGGGATGGATACCTTCACTATTGTTGCCAATTTACATAAGTAACATTCACAAAGCAAAACATGGAAGTGACTCAGAGACTTATGACACTGAAGGCAGATTTGATCCAGCCAAGTTTgatgctatttttagcaaatatgCCCGTAAACATCCTGATATGCTCTCCTTCTGTGAGATGCAGGCCATGGTAAAAGCAAATAGAAACTTAAATGATTTTTTTGGATGGTAAGTCACATTAATATTAGAACTCTCAATAGTTTTTTGTTGCTTAATGTTTAGCAATTTTCCAGATATAATTATAAGATCAAACTATCTGGTGAACACAGGTTTGCAGCCGAGTTTGAATGGATTTTCATCTATATGCTGATAAAGAACAAGAAAGGTTTTATTGAAAAAGAACAAGTCAGGGCAATGTATGATGGCAGTTTGTTTGAAATTCTAGAGAAGAAGAACACAAAGCCAAAGGGACAGTAATATATGGAGCTTGAAGCTGGACTGAGATTatagattgtatatatatatatatctatatcatcTAGATTTGCTGGTTTGATAAGTTGTTATAGGAGTGAACAACTCAAACTCATCTAATTTCTTTATAATGCTGATAAATAGATTTATAAGTGCAAATATGCAACATCAATATGTTTCCCTTCTTAAGAGTTTGGTGAGCTATCAATTATGTAATTTGTATAGCCCATTTATATTTCTGTTAATTGATGTGATGATAAAAAAATATAACTATTTTATGTTTATCTTTTTATTGGAATATAAGGTTTATGTTTATATAAATTACTTTGTGGTATTCTTAATCAAATAGATTGTTGGGAGTTCTTTTTATAAGTTGTTAAGCATCTTGTTAgtgttgaaaaatttcaaaagcTAATATTTTGAAAAGGTTTTATAAAATTTATATTGTAATAAATCTTTTTTATATCTtctaaatattaatattattttcacATCCTGACGTTATCTAGGCAACAATAatttaatattgtaatatttatgtttacaattttttttaatactttCTATGTGTTGTAAGTAGAGATTTGAAGGGCACAAACCCTTGTACAAAAGGCCtgaataaaaaagaaagaaaagaggaaaCTAGGCTCTTGATCCTATACAAAGATGCTATAAGTCAAGGAAAAACAAGACCAATTGGCCAAAAATAGCAACTAAATAACACAAGCAAAAAAGGGGAATAGTGGTAGGAAAGCTCCAAAAAATGCAACaagtagatgaaagagatgagAAGGGGTGATGAAATAGTCTAGGAGACATTAGCATCCAAATTCTCTAAACAAGGGCGAGTAGGGTTATGCCCCCATGAAGATCCCATTAGTATATACAGAGAGAGCCATAGATTGCTGAGGAGAAGGGTGGTCATCCATCACATGAGAAGTTAGGAGTTGGTCTAAAGCCAAAGCTTAATTAGGTTATGAGGCCAAGGCACACAGTTCCTCAAAATGGTTTAAGAGACATTATATTCATGCcacaagttgaagaaagatcatcaTCGTGAGAGGATTCATCCAATGGATAATTAGGAGCATGAATATTTAAGAGCCCTTACAATGTGAGAGAGGACAATCTATAGTTAGGTGACTTTAATGCAGAAGTATTGACAACATTTGAAGAGGAGAGACTCATAATCTAAAGGTTGATTCCAAGGCCTATTTCCAATCAACAAAAACCATACCCCCCTGAAGAGGCTTGGAGATGTCAATATCCaccaaaatatgagaaaaagtagagtgCCCCATGTAGGAAGTGAAATCATTAATTTTCAATAAGTGATCATTAGAGGTGCTTATGCCCTCATAATATGTTCAAACTCTAAAAACTACACAAGAAAGTTTGGAAGTCTAACCTACACCAGACACACATTTACTTGCTCAGTAAAAGGGTTAAAAGAGGTTGATTAAGTCTTGATGGGGAGAGACTACTCCTCCAATCCCATACCTTACCCAACACAAAAATTTTGTCCTAAAAAGACAAAAATGGGGAAATTAAAAAACCTTCCACATAAGGGAAGATCTCAGTCTAATTACCTACAACAAGAGGTCTccaagaattaaatattaatttatgaaTACTAGGAAGAGAAGGACAAATAATGGAGAATTCACACATGAGACCCCTACATGGTAGATGTCCTTTTTTTTATcatatgggtatgtgcacaaagatggtggt from Cryptomeria japonica chromosome 3, Sugi_1.0, whole genome shotgun sequence harbors:
- the LOC131043349 gene encoding peroxygenase; the encoded protein is MEPPSERSLETVALLAPITAQRKLNTHLDEQMPKPYLARALAAVDPKHINGSPDHQDNNMTVLQQHVAFFDKNKDGIIYPIDTYKGFRMIGFNIFLSILSAIIIHVGFSFATQPGWIPSLLLPIYISNIHKAKHGSDSETYDTEGRFDPAKFDAIFSKYARKHPDMLSFCEMQAMVKANRNLNDFFGWFAAEFEWIFIYMLIKNKKGFIEKEQVRAMYDGSLFEILEKKNTKPKGQ